CATAAGATAAGCTCAACTTAAATGTTTTTAAATGAAAAGTTTTCTTGTCAAAGGTAACTTCAAATCCTTTCTTCAACTCTGACTGACTAACCCCCCTCAAATAGAGATTCAACTCTTCCTTAAACAAAGAAACGATATCTACATTCTGACTGCGTAAGCCAAGCCTATAAACATTGCCACTTTGCTTAAGAACTAAATCGTCCTTCATGGTATAGAGTACTTTTAAAAAATTAAAATAACTAGGATGAACCCGATAACTGCCTGCAGCGTTTGACTTAGTCCAATTGCCGTCTTTAGAAGTCCGTGATTGAGAACTGTTTTGGTTACCAACTAACTCTTGATAACTATCCACACCATTAATTGTTTCTTCAATAATAATGTTAGCTCTATTAATACTAGCAGCATAAGAATCATACCCAATATCAGCTGTCATGGTCTGATGTTTTCGAGTACGTGATTCTACGTCAGTCGTCATATCAAAATGCACCGTTTCTACAGAACGATTGGCTCTTTTGACTTTCTTAAAGAAATCGCTGACAGTCATCTTATCATCTCGTTTGTTCACTGCTTGCTGCGCTTTTTTAATAGACTGATTAACATTTTGAAGATCACAAGCTGTCACTATCAAAAGACTAACAAAGAGGCTTATAAGAATGATAAACTTTCTTTTCATCTTGTCTCCCTTTACAACTAAAAATAAATTCTTATTTCTTTTATTCTAACATTTTTTGAAACCCCTTTCAAATCCACTATCTCTCCCTTGTGAGTTTAGTGAAAGAATAGATTAATTTGTTAAGGACTGCAGAACAAAATTTTGAAGTTACCATTCATCTGCCCCTTTACCTTTAGTTATTTTATCAATCTGCTGGCTTCCTACTTGATTTAAAGCTTACTTTAATGTAAATAAAAAAGCTTTAAAAACAATGAGCTATCATTGTTTTTAAAACTTAATCATAACGTTTTAATTAACCAACTGAACCCTCCATCTCATAGGAAATCAAACGATTGAGTTCAATCGCATACTCCATCGGAAGTTCCTTGGTAAAAGGCTCAACAAAGCCCATGACAATCATTTCAGTAGCTTCTGACTCCGTTAACCCACGACTCATGAGATAGTAAAGCTGTTCTTCTGAAATTTTTGAAACCTTAGCTTCATGTTCCAGAGCAACTTGTGAATTGTGGATTTCATTAAAAGGAATGGTATCAGATGCTGAAATATCATCCATAATGATGGTATCACATTCAATATGACTAACAGATTTTTGAGATGACTTATTGAAAGATACTTGCCCACGATAATCTACCTTTCCTCCACCTTTAGCAATAGATTTGGAGACAATAGAAGAACTGGTATGAGGAGCGTTATGAATCATCTTAGCTCCTGTATCCTGATGCTGACCACGATTGGCAAAAGCAATGGATAGCATGGTGCCTCGCGCACCTTCTCCGTCAAGATAAACAGATGGGTATTTCATGGTTGTATGGGCTCCCAGATTACCATCAATCCATTCCACCGTTGCGTTTGTCATAGCTTTGGCTCGCTTAGTGACCAAATTGTAAACATTATCTGACCAGTTTTGAATGGTTGAATAACGCATATAAGCACCATCAAGGGCAAAAATTTCGACAATAGCAGCATGCAGACTGGCCGTTGAATAAGTCGGTGCTGTACAGCCTTCCA
This region of Streptococcus mutans genomic DNA includes:
- the sufB gene encoding Fe-S cluster assembly protein SufB translates to MPENERVEPKPIDIGDYQFGFHDDVKPIASTGKGPTKEAVREISRIKGEPEWMLDFRLKSLEIFYKMPMQEWGPDLTGIDFDDIIYYQKPTDKPARSWEEVPEKIKDTFEKIGIPEAERAYLAGASAQYESEVVYHNMKEEYDKLGIVFTDTDSALKEYPELFKKYFAKLVPPTDNKLAALNSAFWSGGTFIYVPKGVKVDIPLQTYFRINNEGTGQFERTLIIVDEGASVHYVEGCTAPTYSTASLHAAIVEIFALDGAYMRYSTIQNWSDNVYNLVTKRAKAMTNATVEWIDGNLGAHTTMKYPSVYLDGEGARGTMLSIAFANRGQHQDTGAKMIHNAPHTSSSIVSKSIAKGGGKVDYRGQVSFNKSSQKSVSHIECDTIIMDDISASDTIPFNEIHNSQVALEHEAKVSKISEEQLYYLMSRGLTESEATEMIVMGFVEPFTKELPMEYAIELNRLISYEMEGSVG